Below is a window of Caldisericaceae bacterium DNA.
GGTGTGTCAAGTCTTACACCGTAGAGTTTTTCTCCAAGTTTTTGTGCGGCAAGAAGAGCTTCAAACTTTTCATCTTGGAAGGTATCTACAAGTGCTAATCTTGGAACGCTTGGATCAATAATCTCATCAAAAGCCTTTACTGCTTCAACAATTCCTCCCATGTTAATAATGAGTGCATGTGGGATGGTGCCTGTAGGTTTCTTTCCAATGGTCTCTGCCCCGATTAAGCTTGATACCCCATTACAACCACCAATATAGGCAGATCTATCAATCATTGGTGCTATTGCAGGATGCATCCTTCTTATGCCAAAAGAAAGGATGTTTTTATCTTTCGCAATTTTTCTCATTCTTGCAGCCTTTGTTGCAATACCTGAGGCTTCACATATGAACCCAAGAATCGGAGTTTCAAAACGTGCAAACTCAAGATAAGGTCCCTCGATTATCATTACAGGCACAGGGTAGCCGTTTATATCTCTTGATGTAAAGATGCTTCCTTCTTCAAGAGCATATAAACTTACCTTTTTTCCTTTAAGCACTTCAACAACTTCTGGAATCCCTACAAAAACACCCCACGGGTATTTCATACCTTGTATGGTGAAGTCTGCAACAACACGGTTGTCAATACCCCTTTTCTTCAAAATTTCTTCAGTTCTTACAAAGTAGATGTCTGTAGTGAGTCCTTCTTTAATCTTGTTTTCATCAGCAATAAACATTTTAACCTCCTTACTGTTTTACATCCATTGCCCTTGCAAGCATAAGCACGGCATCGACTCTTTTTATTGGGTCATTTGGATAAAATTTCAAATTGTTATTCTCAACACTTCCTTGGACGATATTTAAATTAAAAGCAGTGGCAATTTCCCTATAGCCAAAATAATTATACGGCACATCAACAAAAATAGAGACAGCGTTTTCGTTAGTTAAGGAAAGAGCGCGCATAAGAATTGTTACAAACTCTCCACGTGTGATATTTTTTGATGGAGCAAATAAGTTGTTGCCAACCCCTTTTATGATATTTCTTTTTACACCCTCTTCTATGTAATTGTGAGCCCAATGACTTACAGGCACATCCTCAAAGCTTGAAATTTTAAAATTTTGTGGTTCAATATTCAGTGCTCTTAGTATGAGGACGGTTGCCTCTGCCCTTGTTAAATTTCTTGTTGCACCGAAAGTGTGGTCTGGGTATCCTTTAACTATTCCTTTATCAACTAGGACTTTTAAATATTTTGAGATATAGTAATCGGTTACATCAGGAAATACTGCATTTGATTCGCTACTTTTGCCAATCGTGAATGTTGTTTGCGCTTCAGCCCCGTTGTTGTTAACTAGGTAGAATTTGACAGTATATGTTCCTTCCTGGACTTTGTTTCCTTTTAAATCAATCATATCCCACAAGATAGAAAATGCTTTACTTCCATTTGCAGGTATGGTAAATTTTGTAATCACTTGAGCAAACATCATATTTATGCCCCAATTAAAGATGATTTTATTGTCTTTCATAATAACAAAGTTGTAGATTTGAGTTGTGTTGAATGTTAAAGTAACAGCACTTGCTGTGGGGTTTGTAACAACATAAAGAAACTTTACTGTTTCGTTTGGTGCGTATTCGTTTTTGTCGGTAACAACCTTACCTTGAAGCATTGAAGCCTTACCTTGAAGCATTGATTTTCCTTTAATACTTCCTAAGTTTACAAAAAGTAATAAAATTCCTAAAATTACTATTAAAATTTTTTTCATTTTGTTTTTCACCTCCATTAATTAGATACGCTAAGTTTATATTTTGTTCCATTTATTTTTAAAAACCTTCACCCGGTTTTAAGGCAATACATGTTGAGCGAGTTTCTTTTTCCAGACGCTCTTTAAATTCTTCAACGTTAACTTTAATCTCATCCCATGTGTTGTAGTGGATTGGTATAACATACTTAGGATGTAATAACTTTACTGCAAAAACTGCATCATCAATATCCATTGTGTAAAAACCACCTATGGGAAGAAGGGCAACGTCAATCGTATTTTCACTTCCTATAAGGGACATATCCATAAAAAGTCCTGTATCACCTGCATGGTAAATTGTTAGGTCTTGTAATTTTACAACAAAGCCAGCAGGTGCCCCTCCGTAAAATAGGTTGCCTTGCACTTCATAAGAAGAACTGTGTAGTGCAAATACCATTTTGACGGAAAAATCATCTGCTCGATAAGTTCCCCCAATGTTCATCATTACAACATCTTCAACACCGAGTTTTTTAATGTGGACTCCAAGTTCAAAATTTGTAATAACTGTTGAGTTATTTTCTTTTGCAATAGAAACAGTGTCGCCTAAGTGGTCTTCGTGTCCGTGTGTTATGAGAATGTATTTAGCCTTTACGTCTTTACTTTTCATTGGGCTTAAAGGGTTGTTATCTAAAAAAGGGTCTATAACTATATTTCCTGATTCTTTTAAGATAAGGGTAGCAGAATGTCCAAGGTATAAAATTTTACTCATTTTTTACCTCCTTTCTATAAAACACTTGAAAGTTTTTTGAAAAATTCATCAAGGTCTTCATGGAATACATAATCAAAAAATTTATCGAACTGAGTTTTGTCTTTATTCACAAGGATTTTGTATCCTTTTGCGTATTCCAAAAGCATATTAGCAGGATATACCTCAAAAGAAGTGCCTAATGCAAAAAACATTTCAGAATCACTTACACACTTTACTGCTTTGTCAAAATCAATTACACTCTCACCAAAAAATACT
It encodes the following:
- a CDS encoding nicotinate phosphoribosyltransferase; this encodes MFIADENKIKEGLTTDIYFVRTEEILKKRGIDNRVVADFTIQGMKYPWGVFVGIPEVVEVLKGKKVSLYALEEGSIFTSRDINGYPVPVMIIEGPYLEFARFETPILGFICEASGIATKAARMRKIAKDKNILSFGIRRMHPAIAPMIDRSAYIGGCNGVSSLIGAETIGKKPTGTIPHALIINMGGIVEAVKAFDEIIDPSVPRLALVDTFQDEKFEALLAAQKLGEKLYGVRLDTPSSRRGSILDIAREVRWELDLRGFKHVKILISGGIDEDSLKKLVESNVVDGFGIGTSISNADTIDFAMDIVEVNGKPIAKRGKYSGRKKVFRSFKDGKVLYEVKKADEKGNGVEALVPLIVDGEVVYKEKSPDEIREYVLSQLEKIEEV
- a CDS encoding S-layer homology domain-containing protein encodes the protein MKKILIVILGILLLFVNLGSIKGKSMLQGKASMLQGKVVTDKNEYAPNETVKFLYVVTNPTASAVTLTFNTTQIYNFVIMKDNKIIFNWGINMMFAQVITKFTIPANGSKAFSILWDMIDLKGNKVQEGTYTVKFYLVNNNGAEAQTTFTIGKSSESNAVFPDVTDYYISKYLKVLVDKGIVKGYPDHTFGATRNLTRAEATVLILRALNIEPQNFKISSFEDVPVSHWAHNYIEEGVKRNIIKGVGNNLFAPSKNITRGEFVTILMRALSLTNENAVSIFVDVPYNYFGYREIATAFNLNIVQGSVENNNLKFYPNDPIKRVDAVLMLARAMDVKQ
- a CDS encoding metal-dependent hydrolase, yielding MSKILYLGHSATLILKESGNIVIDPFLDNNPLSPMKSKDVKAKYILITHGHEDHLGDTVSIAKENNSTVITNFELGVHIKKLGVEDVVMMNIGGTYRADDFSVKMVFALHSSSYEVQGNLFYGGAPAGFVVKLQDLTIYHAGDTGLFMDMSLIGSENTIDVALLPIGGFYTMDIDDAVFAVKLLHPKYVIPIHYNTWDEIKVNVEEFKERLEKETRSTCIALKPGEGF